Below is a genomic region from Spirochaetota bacterium.
CTTGAAAAAAATGATGCGTCCGTAGATCGGCATGGCAATTGTGTACTGCGATACGGGATCGAACGAAAGAAACGGACGGCATAGTATATTTTGCAAGGGGGTTTCGAGGCTCTTATAACGGAAACGACGCGTGGCATGCCCAAGCGGTTTGCGTTCATGAGCAACTGGTTGTAGAATGGCATGAGAGGATATTGTGATCATAGATGAGCTTGAAAACATATCGGCCATTCTGCTGATCCACCCGCGATTCCGGGATGCATTCGATTTTCTTGCTCGACCCGGCTTGACTTCACTCGCTTTCGGACGAACGAATATTGACGGCGATTCGATGTATGCGCTCCTCAACCGAGCCCAGGGAAGACCGCGCGCGGGGGCGGAGCTCGAGACGCATGAACGATACATCGACATACAGTATATCATCGAGGGCGTTGAGAACTTCGGCTGGTCGCCGGCTGGCGATTGCAGTAGTGTATCGAAACCGTACGACAGTGAGAAGGATGTGGCGTTCTTCAGCGATGAGCCGCAGTTCTTTTTTCCGATCCGCACCGGTCAATTCGTTGTTTTCTTCCCGGATGATGCGCATATGCCGGGGATCGCGGATTCGGTCGTTCATAAAGCTGTCGTTAAGTTAAAGATCCGAACAACAGGAGGACATGCATGAAACAGGGTACACATCTCATGTTATTGATCTGCATCGCTGCGGTATCGCTTTTCACCGCCGACGGACCTATTGCCCGCTGGAGTTTCGATGAGAGCGGCGGGACCACGGCAAAGGATTCCATCGGCGATCTTCACGGAACGGTGCGGGGGAAAGCCGGTTTCCAAAAGGGCAGGTTCGGGAATTGTCTCTCGCTGCCGGGCACGGCTGAATCGTACTTCGACCTCGGCGCGAAGTCCGAGGGGATGACGCTCACGTCTTCGTTCACGTTCACCCTCTGGACGAAGAGCACCGGTCGCGGCATCAATTGGCCGACATTACTGCGCAAGGCGAAGAACCCCGACGGCAGGAATTATATGCTTTCCGTTAATCCGGACACGGGGGCGCTTTTTTTTGGATGCAATTTCGAGAACGGCACCGCCCTCAATGGCGTTGGTGCAACGAAGGCGTTCGACGGCGAATGGCATCACATTGCTGTTGCGTTCGATGCCCCGAAAAAGATATTGTCGATCTTCGTTGACGGGGTGCTCGATAGATCGTTCACAACCCCCTCCGATACGCTTGTCGCTACGGCTGAGCCGTTCTCTATCGGTCAATACGCCGCATGTCTCATCGATGAAGTGAACGTGTACGATCGCCCGCTCTCCGCAGCGGCAATAGCCGATGATCGTTCACGGGTGATCGAGGAAAGCACCGCGGAGCCGCGTTTGGAGAAGGCGGGGTCGGGAATGAAGCGCATACTGCTCGATTATTCAGGCGCGGCGATGGATGATCTGTGGAAGCTTGATCTTTATCGGAAAGGAGTGACCGCCGCACTATCGTTCTCAGGCGGGCAGGAGAACACGCTTCATGCCGACTACCATTTCACCAGCGCTGTCGACGACAAGGGGGGTGCGGTGTATGTGCGTCTGACGCGGACGGATGTTTTTCCCGAGCAGCGCGGCATATCGTTTGCTATGGAGTCTTCGCCGCGGGCGGATCACTATATGCGCATCGCTATGGCGGACGGCCAGGTCTTTCAAGCGAAGGTCATGGTCAATGATACGGCATGGAGCGCCTATGAGCTCCCGTTCGACACGGCTCATTTCAAACCTCATGCAAGCATCACGGACGGGATAATGCGCTTTCCGGTGCGTACGATTACCATCGATACGTATAAAGGCAAGATCGAATCCCCCGCCAGATGTTCCATAAAAAATGTCGCGGCCCTTGTGACAGAAATACGGCCCGAGATGGAGGCGCATCTTTCCATAAAGATCCCCGGTGCCGGCGGCATTGTTTTTATCGGTGAAAAAGCACCGGTACAGATGCGCGTTGCCAATAGAAGCGAACGCGCGCGCGAATTCGTGCTTTCGCTTACGCAAAGCGAGGGGAACGGACGCGTGAAGAAAACAGATTGGAAGCATTCACTCCCCCCCGGCGCAAGCGATGAACGTTCGATACAGATCTCAACTGATGAGCCGGAGTATACCGGCATGACGGCTGTGCTCAATGAGAACGGGAAGGAGATCATGCGTGTCAGGGGCGCCGTTGCGGTCGTGCATAAGCCGAAAAATTCCGGTTCATTCGATTCGCAAAGCATGTTCGGTATATCCCAGACTGCGGATAGACTGCCGGAACTTTTAGCGCCAATGGGCTGCAAAATATTCAGGGCCATTATTCTTCCCGGAAGCCATTCATGGGATGGGATCGACAGTATGGTCGGCAGGATGCGCTCGAACGGCATACAGGTTGTGCTCTGTCCCGACGTGCGTGAAGTTCACGGTTTCGATCTGCTCGGATGCTCGAATGTAAGCGAGCTTATTTCTCCGGAACACATCGGCAAATGGAAAACCTACATCAAGACTATCGTCGAACGATACAAGGACACGATAGCCGGGATCGAAATATGCAACGAGCCGAACGGGCAAATAGGCAGAAATCTTCCTTTTGAAGATTTTACCGGTGTGTATGCCGCGCTGCTTAAGACCGCGTATGATACGGTTAAATCCATCGCTCCGAATTTGCCGGTACTGGGAATAGGAGATTCAGGGATCAATGAAGGCCGGAACGGGAATTACGCCTACTTTGAACGGGTGGCGCAGAAGGCTGGCGATACGATCGATATATGCCCGTATCATGTGTATCTTTGGAACAACGGTATGTGGAGCAAGATAGGGGATGACAGGCGACGCACCATTTATCCTGATGAGCCGGTGGAAAATCAGAGCATCAGCTATTCGGGTATTCTTACGCGTGCCGGTGATATTCTCGTATCCAATCGCGCCCCAAGGCGGTTTTGGGTGACGGAAACCGGTTATACGGTTTACCCCAGAACGGATGACCCGCTTGAGTGGAGATCATACGCATATGCCGCAGCGCTGGCACAAACGTATATCGTTGGGGGAACTACACCGGGGGTCGAGAAATTGTTCTGGTTCACTGCACATTGGCATCCCGGGCATGTCTCTCCGGACAGTGAATTCTGGGGGGAATACAATCTCTTCGGATGCAATTTCCCGCTTGAGAGCAGGCAGTGTCTGGGGCCTTATTTCCCCTATCCTGCAGTGAGTTCGTATGCAACTACCGCCTACGAACTGCATCACGCGAAGTTCATTCGTACGCTCGATACACCGTCACCCGTGCGTGCGCATCGTTTCGATCGCGAAGATGATAGAAGCGTGGTCGCACTTTGGACGCGGCACGATATCCCATTTCGTATGGAGGCAAAACTCCCTGCAGCTGCAAAAGTCGTATCGATGTTCGGGAACACTATCGGCGGCACGGGCACATTCGCCCATACGCTCGACCGCGGTCCCGTATACATTTCCGTGAAGCGAAGCGAAGCGGACATGCTTGAGCAGGCGATACTGCGCGCTCAGATAAAGCCCACAGCGCGATGCATCATACGCAATGCCTATCTTGCATCGCTTACTGATGCGGTGCTTGTCATTGATAATCCGTTCGAGGCATTTGCAGCACAGGTGCGCGCCGGCGGCAGCGAGCGTTCTGAATCGATAGCCGCGGGGGCGCAGCGAGTGAACATTGCGCTTGCGGAAGCGGCAAGTCCCAAACGCGATGTACGGATACAATTCTCTGCGGGCGATTTTTCAACGAACATTACGCTCAGCGCTTCGGGCATTCTCGCCTGCCGATATATCGCATCAGCGGTCGCCGATGGCGATCTTTCCGAGACCGCGGATCTCGCCGAACTGCGGATCGATACGCGCGAAAGCGTTCTTCCGAAAGCAAATACCTGGCGCGATGCCGCAGACTTGAGCGCGCGCGCATTCTTCGGATGGAACGAGAACGGTCTCTATTTTGCGGCAACGGTGATCGATGATGTTCATTCCGCGGCCGATGACAAGATGGGCGATTTCTGGAAGTCGGACAGCATTCAGATAGCCATCGACAGCGAGGGTGATTCGGCGCGCGGGTATGATGCGAACGACCGGGAAATAGGCCTTGTGCTTGGTGCATCCGGCGCGCATGCGTACCTGTACCGCGGCGCCATGAGCGAATTGAAATGCGACGTTCACACTGCACGAAAGGATGGCCGCACCGTGTACGAGGTTTTCATGCCATGGAAAGAGATGGGGCTTTCCGCACCGAAAGCGAACACGGTCATGCCGATGAATTTCATCGTCAATGAGAACGACGGCAGGGGGCGTACACAATGGATGGGGCTTACGCCGGGCATCGGAGAGGCGAAGGCCCCGCAGTATTACAAGCGATTCGTCCTCTTGCCGCAGAGAAATTGATGTCGGCGTTCGATCGCGTACTGCAATGCACAGTTACACACCAATTGTTTTTCCGGTGTTACTATTGTTCTTAATAATACGAGGAGATGCGCATGAAAGCCCCCTATAAAGTGCTTTTCAGCAATGACACGACAGGGCTCTCGAACTGTAAAAGCCCCTATAATCCTCACCCGGCGTTCAAGCAGGATGAAGCGACCGGGGAGTGGATATATAACGAGGTCGGTTTTTCGAAAGAGATACTCGAGGCAAGCGTGGATGAGACGGCGGGACAGGGCATCGATGTCCATCTCCTGCAGCCCGGCGTGGGCTGGGTGCCGTGGTGGAAGAGCCGTGTGTACCCCTTTGCCGAACACATCGAATTCATGAAGGAGCGCACCGGCATGGACCCGTCGGTCAACGCGTTCGCGAAATTCATGGCCGACGGCGGCGACATGGTGGATGTGTTCGTCAATCGCTGCCGAAATAAAAAACTCACGCCGTTCATCTCAATGCGATTGAACGACTCACATGGTCATGAATATCTTCTTGCGGAGCCGAAAGATATTCCGAGCCATGCCTGGCATTGTTTCAGCAAAATACACATCGAGCATCCCGATTGGCGCATCAGCCGGGATATCGCCGATTGGAACGGCAGGGTGCTTAATTGGGCTATCCCTGAAGTAGTGGATTTCAAGTATTCATATATTGAAGAGATATGCGAGCAGTACGACATCGACGGCTTTGAACTTGACTTCATGCGGCACAACCGCTTTTTCGATGAGACGGTGACGCCGCTTGCCGAGCGAAGACGCATCATGAACGCATTTATCCGCCGTGTCCGCATGCTGCTCGATAGGACTGCGAAGGCCGGGAGGCGCCGCTGGCTCTGTGTCCGTGTACCGGCGTATCTGAAGCTGTATGACGACCTCGGCATTCATCTTCCCGATTTCGTACGCGAGGGCGTTGATATGGTGAATGCGTCCTACAGCTTTTTCACCGAACAGCAGGGCGATATCGGGGAGATACGGACCATGATACCGGAGGCATCGCTCTATGTGGAAATGTGCCACACTACATCGATGGTCAATTGGCGGACGAAGATCGGGTATGATGCGATCGCTTACCGTCGTACG
It encodes:
- a CDS encoding YhcH/YjgK/YiaL family protein; amino-acid sequence: MIIDELENISAILLIHPRFRDAFDFLARPGLTSLAFGRTNIDGDSMYALLNRAQGRPRAGAELETHERYIDIQYIIEGVENFGWSPAGDCSSVSKPYDSEKDVAFFSDEPQFFFPIRTGQFVVFFPDDAHMPGIADSVVHKAVVKLKIRTTGGHA
- a CDS encoding LamG-like jellyroll fold domain-containing protein; the encoded protein is MKQGTHLMLLICIAAVSLFTADGPIARWSFDESGGTTAKDSIGDLHGTVRGKAGFQKGRFGNCLSLPGTAESYFDLGAKSEGMTLTSSFTFTLWTKSTGRGINWPTLLRKAKNPDGRNYMLSVNPDTGALFFGCNFENGTALNGVGATKAFDGEWHHIAVAFDAPKKILSIFVDGVLDRSFTTPSDTLVATAEPFSIGQYAACLIDEVNVYDRPLSAAAIADDRSRVIEESTAEPRLEKAGSGMKRILLDYSGAAMDDLWKLDLYRKGVTAALSFSGGQENTLHADYHFTSAVDDKGGAVYVRLTRTDVFPEQRGISFAMESSPRADHYMRIAMADGQVFQAKVMVNDTAWSAYELPFDTAHFKPHASITDGIMRFPVRTITIDTYKGKIESPARCSIKNVAALVTEIRPEMEAHLSIKIPGAGGIVFIGEKAPVQMRVANRSERAREFVLSLTQSEGNGRVKKTDWKHSLPPGASDERSIQISTDEPEYTGMTAVLNENGKEIMRVRGAVAVVHKPKNSGSFDSQSMFGISQTADRLPELLAPMGCKIFRAIILPGSHSWDGIDSMVGRMRSNGIQVVLCPDVREVHGFDLLGCSNVSELISPEHIGKWKTYIKTIVERYKDTIAGIEICNEPNGQIGRNLPFEDFTGVYAALLKTAYDTVKSIAPNLPVLGIGDSGINEGRNGNYAYFERVAQKAGDTIDICPYHVYLWNNGMWSKIGDDRRRTIYPDEPVENQSISYSGILTRAGDILVSNRAPRRFWVTETGYTVYPRTDDPLEWRSYAYAAALAQTYIVGGTTPGVEKLFWFTAHWHPGHVSPDSEFWGEYNLFGCNFPLESRQCLGPYFPYPAVSSYATTAYELHHAKFIRTLDTPSPVRAHRFDREDDRSVVALWTRHDIPFRMEAKLPAAAKVVSMFGNTIGGTGTFAHTLDRGPVYISVKRSEADMLEQAILRAQIKPTARCIIRNAYLASLTDAVLVIDNPFEAFAAQVRAGGSERSESIAAGAQRVNIALAEAASPKRDVRIQFSAGDFSTNITLSASGILACRYIASAVADGDLSETADLAELRIDTRESVLPKANTWRDAADLSARAFFGWNENGLYFAATVIDDVHSAADDKMGDFWKSDSIQIAIDSEGDSARGYDANDREIGLVLGASGAHAYLYRGAMSELKCDVHTARKDGRTVYEVFMPWKEMGLSAPKANTVMPMNFIVNENDGRGRTQWMGLTPGIGEAKAPQYYKRFVLLPQRN